GGTCAGGGTGAAATGAACTGCACGCTCCTCAATAAAACACACCATTTAATTCAGTGCATGGAGAGAACTACTGTGATTAATCCAGTTTAGACATGTAATCACACTGAACATGTCAATGTGCTCTTTGCAAAGTAGATCTAAGCATCTGAAGTTGCGTTTAGGTCACCAAATATGTGTcccagagacacgcagagacggAAACATCCCTCTGTGTTCACAGGTGAAGGACAGACGAGACTGCGTGAAGATGCACGGAGGCGGCGTGAGACAAATCAGTCGGCGGTGAAGTTGTCCGTGAGGAGGGTTGGATGGACTCATTGGAGCGGACCGCTCTCAGCGCGGGGAAGCAGTCTTTGAGGACGACGCAGACTTTGGGCCTTTGGCCTGGAGCATCACCACAGATCCCACGTGCCCTAATGTCAGAGGGCACATCGTAGGAGAGGGAGAGCGACTGTACATTTCAATGGAAAACACATTCAGGTGATTGTCTACGTAGACATGCAGTGGAATTCTACACAATTCACTCTCTTTCAGGGGcagaatacatatatatatatatatatatatattgattcgTTAAGCATCATCAGTTCATATTACACCAGGAAGTGAGTAACGTCACATGTTCGTTGCATTGTGCATTTGTACTTGGAGACCACAGAATATACAACATCACTCGCTCTGGATTACCAAAAGGTTTATTACCACGGAGCAGCATGGAAAATGATGTGCAAGTGCAAATCAATATTTAAAGGCACAGGTTATAAtccaaatgtaaataaaaagatgtaTTTGCCACTCTAAAACAAATTATATAAAGCAGCTACCCTTTTTAAATGAGACATTTTACAATAGATGATCTGATGATAAACTGAAACCATGTGGAAAATGACCTGCAAAATACCACTCTGAGAGACGTGTACTCAAAGAAAACCACAGAAAACCACAAAAAGtccaaaacaacagcaaaaaggtGCTTCACTCTGAAGAGAGGGAGTCCTGAGGGCCCCCCGCCTGTCGCACCCCTGTGCCCGGGACACattgtcccataatgcagcCATGCGTGTTCATAGAAAGTGTCTTTTTATTCTGTAGGTCAAGCCAAGCCTTTGCATGACTACTGGACAGATAGAGGAGTCGGGGACATGGACGTGGTCTCTGTGCCGGTCTGTTGGGTAAACGATACTGATGAAATAAACTCCCATGAGCGTTTGCTTCAGGGTTCTGGGAGCTCGGCTCACTGACAGACTGAGGGGAGACCACTCCGTCCCCCAGAGCGGGCGCTGCAATCTTTGTGGGACACTTGCTTTTATTACATGTTGTGATTATCCTTTgaaattaaatttatttttacataaacATGGCTCCATTTTCTGCCTGCACAACGGCTTCGCACCCGGAACGATGGTTGTTAAAGTAGTAATCCATAAATTGCAATGATGGAAACAATGGAATATATTTTCTGTTGAAATCTATGCTTCAGGTTTTCAGTATTTGTGAGCATTGTTCCAAAAAATGTCTTTGCAGGAATATCACCACAGACGCTTACTGATATTGCAAAATGTTATTATTGAAATATTCAATTTGTAGATTAATAGTACGGATAGTTTAGCATTAATTTATCCAGCTTTTGTGATTCCTGATACAGCAGAGGCATTTCTCTCTGCTCAATTACCTTCTAATGAAGAAATAATTCGGCAGAAAAGGTTTGACAGCTGCTGTGGATTTatgggggaaggggggcagaAATCTTACATGCCATGGACAAAAGCAAAACGACCTAATGGTGGGGAAGCCTTCATACGGAGCCTTTTGCAGGGGTTATAACGCGCACGCAGAGTTCACGCGCTAAGGATCCGTAATGGCGTCCGAACCCACTCACGGGAGGAAACCCACGCGGGGAATTCCGATGCACGGTTTGCCCCCTCCGTCTGAGCGTTGCCAAGGACTCTCAGCAGAGGAAGTAATGGATCTCTGCCTCCGCGGGTCTCTCTCTGGACGGGTTGTGTCCCAGCAGCGCGAGGCCTTAGACAGCGCCGTCAGTGGGTGCACGGTGCCAGTTAGGAAGGCATGAATCAAGAGTGCACTCTGGGAAAAGGTAACGGCAAAACAGGAAGGACGCAAATGAGCGTTGTTGGATCTATTGTGGTGACTGATGATTACTCATGGGGGCCATCGGGGGGGTTGAGCACATTATTGGAGCCGTGCCAACCAGATCAACCCCGGACAGGATGAGGCCCAGCTCGGACTTTGGTGTTGGTGCTGAGAATTTCATTTTTGTTAACGTGTACGAGTTCACAAATGTGTTTGCGTGACAAGTCAAACTCTGAATCTGGTTTTCATGAATGCAATTAATATTCCGTTTCCATGaataacatttcattcaaaGTGGTGGACATTTGGAAACTGTATCCAGGAAAATAGAGAAATGAGGCCTGATCTCTGCTCTGATAGTCCCTCTCTCACGTTGGGATCCACATGTGGTGTCGATCAGTCACAGCTAATATCACCCAGCACCCTGTGTGCAGGCAAACGCAGCTGCCGATGAGCGAGTACAATCAGTGTGCATGCAGAAACACATCGATTGTTCGTTTGGGGCCAGCGTGCAGCATCATGGGTAATCTATTAGCAACATATTTCATTAAAGGAGACATATAGTCTCCACTATAGTGCACGTAAGGTTGGTATCTGGACTACGCTAACCAGCCCAAAAAACTGAAGTAAGACTAGCTAGATATAAATTTAAACttagaaaaatgtaatttaacatgCGAGTCGTGTTAGGCGCTTCTTGTGGACGGAGAACTAACCTCGCAAAACTGCACCATGTGTTTCCCACAATCAGAGCAGACTCTGCGTTTTCCATCAGGGGgggattaaagtgttttttacaAACATTAAAGTAAGTTAACCTGTTCTAGTGCAAGCACCAAATTCAAATATGAACCTACAAAATGACCGTGATGTGAGGCCTTTAAGTGTGTACAATTTATTGTTTAGTGGCGTCATGCGGGAAAAGGGGCCAGCTGAAAGATGCAATGGTCGATTTAGGGTTTCTGGATTTTGGATTTCCACCATTACAACACGCTGATGTAAACATACATACAGCTGTGCTTTCATAGAAAACACATCTGTGCATACATCTCTTTTTGTGTTTATGTTGGGAATATCCATGTACACTACAATACTTTATGACGCCCATAGGGGCTCCGTATTTCTGCAAGTAACTACACCTTACAAGCAGTCAGCGGTTACTTATTATCACATTGTGTGGTGCAACAGCAGAGTCACGGCCAGCTGGGAGCTCCGTCACAGATTGGACAACACAGTTATGACTGAACTGAACCCTTTAAATCACCCCCCAGCTGATGTTTGGAGGTCCACCCTTCTGGAAGCAAGTTATTGCACTCGCAGCCCTCCGGGGCGGCACAAATAACTGCACACTTGCATAAGGCTTCACGACCCCCCCAGTACCCCCCACACACCTGTCAGAGCTGAAGCCTCATTACAAGTTGCTGCGTGAGCTTATCCTGCAGCTCCGGGGGGCCCCGGCGGAGTCCCGCCCGATGGCTCCCAGAGGCCCCCGCAGGCAGGAAGATGTCatagagggacagagagggagaaatggCCGAGTGCTCGACCCTGCCGAGCCCCTCCCCGAGGGGCCCCGGGCTCTAGGTCAGTGCCGGGTTTCATCATCAACGGGGGGCCCAGATGACCCGTCCTGTTCAGCTGATATTCTGATTTCTGCGtagaaaaatacacacattacTTATAAATATCCGTGAATAGCCTGTTTTGCATTTTCACACTGAATTGTTCTATGAGTGGATAATTATGGTGCTGTAGCTCAACTGTCTGACAGGACAACGCGGGAGTCTCAGAGGCATCGCCGTTGGACACCGCGGGGCCTTTTCGTGGGACGGCGGACAGCGATAGGCTGCTTTCCATCGATGGGCGGAGCAGGAGAGCAGTGAGCAACCAGCCAAACAAGCACAACCAGACGCCGCAGGATGTGCTTCTACTGAAAGGACTGTTTGTAGGCCGATATACATACTTCTTTAGGTTAAGGTGCTCATTGAAAGGCTACAAATCAAAGCGCATTAAATGTCAGTTGAACAACGACAGAGACCTGATCAAACGATCCATTTCTATTCGCACCATGTGTATATAACTGACaatcaattaaaaatgtactgACGAGCAATTCAGAACAAAACTGAGATAGCGTGAAGGGTTTATGGGCGCAGCAAGTGATTATGCTCCACACTGTAAACTGCCTTCAAATTGGACGTGTGAGATGGTTGTTTGCGGCGCGTGAAGCTGCTTGGTGTTCAGGTAAAGTCCCCAGAACATCACTGCTTAATGCACAGCGTCGGCGTCTAGGAGCCATAATTTACAGAGCGGGTTACGTGACCCGAGGAACTGCAAATGCGtgatgagggaaaaaaagactaTCAACCTGTCCCGCAGCCCTCCTTCATTTGAAAACGTTCTCAGCGGAATGAGGTTCTGGAATCTAGTCACATTGATCAGAAAGGTCTCACACACCTCACCGGAATTTAAATGTCCTCATCTGCACCGGTCGTTTTATGGTAAAGGTGATAAATTAAGGCAAAGGGAACCTTCACTTCCAATCATTTCATTTGGCCCGTTGACAGCTGTGAGTGCAAAGCCATGTTCCCTGATTACTGTTCCAATGATCCCTTCTGGGGTGTGGCTGTTATTTTGGCCAACTTGTTGACGTCCATGCCAGATTTAGCAGTGTCTGTAGCTCGGGCTGCAAGCTGCTCTCTTTGGGAACGACATGCACGTACTCGGGTGGGTTTGCAGGTCGGACCATCATGTGAGATCAATCCACTATATCAACGTTTGGTTTGACGTAACTGGTTTTAAAGAGCAAGTCTTACAATATGAAAAATGCATTATTGATAGCACTGTTGGCTGCCCCTGCCTGCCGGTGCCCAGCAGAACCAGTATCCCCGACATACTGGTGGGCCGGGCCTGGGCCGACGCGCTCTGCTCTCAGCAGCGGACTCTCCCGGGACCGTTGCTTCCCTCCCACGAGGAAGCGGTGGAATGAGCTGAGACATTGGCCCCGACAACACCAATCCACCGGGGCGGAGCTGTGATCGCTCTCCGCTTGGCTCCCGCTCACCGCCTCAGTCGTAGGGCGGCGGTCCATAACGCGGAGGTGAAAGGTCACTAATCTGACGCCTGATTCCTGCCCGTCAAAATAATACTACAATACAATATGTAAGTGAAGGAGGAAAGAGGCAGACTTCCTCTGCATCGCCCAAAGTTTTCCTAGCGGAGGCTCTGTTTTCTTGTGTTATCGTTGCTTAGAGAAAAACATGATCCCCatatgtttttaaatcaaactaACTTACTAGCCGTAAAGCTCAGTTTCAGAAGGCCGAATACGCAAACCATCCCATTTTAAGCCCCGCTGTGCACTTCCCCTCGACCCTGCAGCACAGACGTGCCGCAGACATATCGCAGGTACCCTTTGTTTGGCAGAGAGCTTCGTGGGACGCAACTGGCCCCCTGATCCAGAAAAAAAACGCACATACGAGCCAACGCCCCTCTGTATCGGGGCTGTAGATCTGCCTTTCAACGAGACACGAAGAATGATTTTCAGAGCAATAAAGGCAATTGTTCACTGCTCGGAGGCTCTTGTAACTGGGAGATGGATGGCAGGAACTTTGAACCAGTTTCGACACCAACAGCAATTGTTTAGAGGATATCCTCAATCAAGGCCCCAAAGAGCACAATGAATGGTCTCAGTGACAGAGCCCTGCTGCCACTTACCACCTCCTGGACCCgcctcctgcgtgtgtgtgtgtgtgtgtgtgacatgtgaaCTTTGTTTGTCATTGAGCGATACCAAAAGAAGTCTCCTGGCGTATTATACGTACGGAGATAAAAATCTCTCTACTGGATTCAGACACAAGAACCACTTTGCCAGATGTTGTATCCTGCAGGAGGCTCAAAGGCAGAGAAACTCAAATCAGCTTCATGTAAAAGTATGTTTGCTGCGTGTTCACGCAACATATCGATAGCTCACTAAAAGTTCCTCCTCACTATGCGATGATTCCAGTCTCACAGCTGGATTTTTTTACAGGTCTCCAGCATTATGCCTACATCTTCACAGctgtattaaataataaaagtcaGAGTCTGAATTTCtacatcaattaaaaaaaatgtcttcatgGAGGTTGACAAGAAATGAGCAGGCTGAACTACGGCGTGGTTTCTGAAGGTTGGGGCGCCCCCTTTTGGAAATAataagaaccttttttttagaGAATTTGAAACTTCAAATAAAGGAAATACATCTTTTTTAGATGTTTAATTTGAAGTTGGACCTGGAAGTTGATAAATAATCAATCCAATGAGAATCTAAAGACATATGAATGGATGCTCTGTGTCTATGGACTTAGGGGATACACACAGTAGCAGGTCTCTGACTGCTTATTTGGGCTAAGGCCCATACTACACAATATATGATACCATTAACTGCTATTATCTTGCACCATTTATCCTGTTCAGGGTGTATCTGTCGTTGACTGACAATTGGGTCATTGAGAGTCTTTAATGGACCGAAGCAACATGTGTTTCGACGGTTGAAGGAAGGCGGAGAACCCACGCCGGCGGGATCATTTTCttataacctttgaatttctacctGGAATCTGCTCCTCTTGGCAGGGGTTTCTAGAGTAAATGTTTATTGGATACCGCTGTAGTAACGTTTAAAGAGGTAATTCCTCTAGTTAGCTGTAGAGCGATCACACCACAGATTGGCTATTTCTGAAAATCTCCGGGACATGTATTGTTCTTAAGCGCTCCTTCAGGAATTATCGTTATATGGACGGAATATGGATTTCCACTATTAAGCAACAAATGCTGAAAGGCAGTTTCCTCTCACTACCATGTTGGTTCACGGAGTTCAACAAGGTTCAGTGCTTGGATCGATTTTATTTACCTCATAAATGCTTCCTTTAGGCAATATTATCAGGAAAAACCCTCAGAAAAAAATTGTTATGCAGACAATCAATTGTATCGATAGATCAAGCCTGATGAGACCATGTGTTAAGGACATCAAAACCTGGATGACCTGCAACTTCCCGATGTTAAACTCAGACAAAACAGAGGTTATTTCATTGGGCCCAGAAGGCCTTTGAAGTCACTCGTCTAGTGATACAGTTCCTCTGGATGGAATTtctctggtatccagcagcaaCGTAAAGAATCCCGCAGTTCTCTTTGACCAGGATGTGTCCTGTGGGCCGCCCTTTTCCACCTGTgcaatatatttaaaagaaggCACTTCATCAAAGTTATGCAGAAAAAAATTCTTGCATTAGTCACTTCTAGACTAGAATACTGCTTTTCGGTATTATCCAGTTCCTCGAATAGCATTCTCCATTTCATTAGAATGCTGCAGCAATTGTATCAACAAGAACTAAAGAGAAGTGGTCATTTTACTCCTGCACTACTTTCATGCACTGGtttcctgttaaatcaagagtcgaattaaggtacttctcctcacctacgaGGCGCTAGCTGGTGGTCGGCAATCGCGCGGCGGTGTGTCCCTCGGCGGCCTCCGTCGCAGCGCTACAGGACGTAGGCGGCGGTGGTCTGCCATATTGCCTCTGATACAGCAGAAATCACACACCGGTGACGGAGGGAGGCGAGGACCGTTGGCTTGACGAAACTCAGCTGACGGGGGAAGCGTTTCCGTCGTGGACTCATTCAAGGGGGTAAATATCTACTCCAGCCTCCCGTCGCAGACGCGGGCTCCCGTTGTCCGGAGTTCTTGAGCTAGCGCTCGCGTTAGCCACGCTACGGGCTAGCGGGCTAGCGGCTCGGGCCCGCCGACAGACGATAAGTTACGAGCACCGACGGCCGCTGGAGCCGGTTGGCCGACGCTAACTCGCGGGCGTCTGCTTCGATGCGAGTCATGGTCCACGTCGAGGTCCACAAGCGCCGTGTCAGGTCCTCTGGTCTTCGCGCGGATATCCACGTTAACGTTACGTCCTTAGCTTAACGGGCGATGACGTTAAAGCGCCCCGCTCGTTGGGTTCTGATCCCGTCGCGGTCGCTTTCTTTTAGACTTCCGTGGGAACTCCGGtgacagttgggatttgattaattCGGTGACGCTCGCCGGCGTTTGGCGGCGCACAACACGGCGGGTTAGTTTTTGGGTCCGACTTGACCCGGACGGGCTGTGACGTAACGAACGCGTGGTCAGTGGTTACCTTAAGATAGCGCGCGACCCCGCGGCATGATGGGAGCCGCGTGGCCGACGACAGACACCACGTCCTGTAGAAAACACTGTTCGTTTTAATGATAGATTGTTGGTCCCCGGTGCATGTTGTGCAATGCAGGTTTAATCTACACAGCACGTCTCACAGGCAGACAAACTGAAGATCTATTCATTGCAGATAAACGTACATGACTGTATTTTTATAAACACAAACGAATAAGTCAACGGACGCCTTGGTGTAGTCCAAAATCCCTCATTTGCCTCCCAGGGCTACCTAAGTCACTTtgacccattcacacactgatgacaggagccacCATGcgcagtgacacctgtccatcaggtTCACGCCGTAGTCACGGCTGCGGGGGACATTTGGGGTCACGGGTCTTGCCCAGGACGCATCGACGCGCAGACTAGTGGAGCCATTGATCAAAGCGCCGACCCTTAAATCCATGGACGACCTTTCCAATCACCCACGCTTGTCCCTACGAGAAGCGCTCCGACATGCGTGCTCGGGCGCTCGGAGGTAAACAGGCCGGCGGCAGCATCTCATCGCTTGGCAGCAAGTAGTTGGGCGAACGAGTCGGCCACAACTGCctgagcgggggggggacaaaaacaaTTTGCTATAATGGCAGGAAAACACTGCAACGTGTGATTTACCAATATTCATCATGAATTCAATTTCTCTAATCCTCAACTTCCTCTCCTCGCCATCTTTTCCAGCTATCCAACTGAGCCCTTGGTGGCCTCTCCCCCCGTCATCAGGCaaagccctcccccccccctccctcccccactctccTTGAACCCCTTGCTCTGTTGGGATCAACCCTCCTCAGCCCTTCCCTTCCCTCTTCTCACTCCCTAACCACCCTGCCGGTCCTCCCAGTACTCCAACCGTGCGCCTCCGTTGCAGTGAGATCTGCCAACCGTCTCTGCCAAGCTGTCGGACATGTCAGGACCCGTGCCGAGCCGGGCCCGAGTGTACACAGAGGTCAACACTCACCGGCCCAGGGAGTACTGGGACTATGAGTCCCACGTGGTGGAGTGGGGGTAAATACATCCGTGGTCCTTACACAACATTTGCAGCATGCTGCTTTAGTCCTCAACCCAGCTGATGATCGGgcaccttttttatttattttcctctctcACAGAAATCAGGATGATTTTCAGTTGGTGCGTAAACTTGGGCGTGGCAAGTACAGCGAAGTCTTTGAGGCGATCAACATCACCAACAATGAGAAGGTGGTGGTGAAGATTCTCAAGGTAAAGCCATGCAGAGACTGGTTCTTGGATCGAGTTAGTGGTTCTGGTCGAATGGTTTAATCCCATCTGATAAAGTCTTCCTCTTCGTTCTAGCCcgtgaagaaaaagaaaattaagcGTGAGATCAAGATCTTAGAGAACCTGCGTGGAGGCCCTAACATAATCTCCCTCATCGATATCGTGAAAGACCCTGTGGTGCGTATGTCGTATGTTGTGCATGTGACCCTAAAGGGGACCTGTTTAAATCCCAAGGTTTTGTTTTCTCATGACTTCTATTTTGTCAGAACAAGCTTGTGTTGTGCATGTTGAGGTTCTGAGGTTTCTTCACTGTGCCATAGCGCGGGGAGCTCACCACCTGTGCGAGCTTGTCGTTTTCACTTGGGAAGTATGTGTCTGTAAGTACTCTACGTCAGATCCCTGCTGTGGATGCCAGGGCTCACTTTAACAATAGAGCAACAACGCTAGTTGGAATATTAGGATGCAGGATTGCCACAATAATCATCCGTTTTCAGTTTGACAAATATATTGGAATACATGAACCAAAAAAAGTAACCTTTTGTTTGAGGCATTTTAGTTAATGTGACAGACACAAAGAGTGGGCAAATTAGACCGGATCAAAATACGGGCACTACATAATCATCCTGTCTTTGGTAATTCGTGAAGTTTTGCTGACTTCATAAAGTGAAAccactcttctctcctctcaaaCTAAATGCATTCAACATCACATGAGCTCTGGCAACTTTAGACGTTAAAGGCTGATTATAGACTAGAGGACCGTCGGTCGATGAGTGGTTGATTAGCTGCAGCTCTAGTTCACACCGTAAGCCACCAGGCACCACTTTGTGGGTCAGCTGACTACTCCAGCGTCTTTCAAACATTTGGTGTCCTCATTCTCGATTGTGGGGAAATCTCACCAACGATGAACGTCTACGTTTCCATCCGGAGACCTGGCCGCCGCGTCGCTTACGGTGTGGCTGCGCGGTTGGTTGGTTTGTTTCGCCTCCATAGCTTCGTGCAGCGGATGGATTGAAGTCGTGGCAGGTATAGTCTGTTGAGGCTGCAGCACATTAAAGACACAcaccttttgtgttttcagtcccGGACACCCGCCTTGGTCTTTGAGCATGTCAACAACACCGACTTCAAGGTAGGTCGCTTCTCCTTCACTCTGGAAAAAGTTGTTAGGTGAGGTCATGGAAACCTCCTCTCTCTGCATTCTCGTTGTTTTCTTGTGCTTGTGcggttggttgtgtgtgtgtgtggttgtcttCTTTTACTGTAGGACGATTCCACACAAAGCCCAATGACAATGCTTTTGTTTCCAGCAACTGTACCAGACCCTGACAGACTACGACATCCGCTTCTACATGTATGAGATCCTCAAGGTGAGTCCTTCTGGGTTCAGCTGTCTGCTGTTTAACCTCTAAGTgtcacgtgggggggggggtgaagcacCCAGTCCTAGACAACACGGTCtgattttattttctctgcccTTTTGTACTTGCTGTTAAATTTAAAACTCGAGAAAACTCGAAAAGCCAAAAGCCTGTTGGATCACAAACCAACCACCAGCTAACGACGAACACGTTTAAAAGTCCCCCTCACGGTTCAGCACGCATGCAAACTGCCAATGAATGATGTTTAATGTTAACCATGACGATGTGGAATTCAGCTTCCCTGCTGTGAATCGACAGGAGAAGAACGAGCGACATCATGACGCGTTCAGTCGGAGTTCACCATGCGGCCACATGGAAACTAGTCAAACTGTTTCATtgagaaatataaataaatccagTTCTTTTGAAGGACATGTCTTCACATTAATCCCAAGATTCAATGAAGATACAGGACCATCTCTACTCCACACGCCACGCTTCCCCCTTTAGCAAACCGTGTGACCGATGGATGACCGAGTTGTGTGTCCGTAGGCGCTGGACTACTGCCACAGCATGGGGATAATGCATCGAGATGTGAAGCCACACAACGTGATGATTGATCACGAGCACCGCAAGGTGAGCGATTCAAGGCTGCCGTCACAGACGACTCCTGCGCCATTACAGCGTGTTTCCTAACCCGGGTGCACCAGCTACGATTGGCCTCAGCAGGACTCGTTCTGTGTCAAATCTGATGAATCTATGATGGTATACTTGTCTAATTAGAACGTGGGGGATAATTCACTGGTGTTGCCATTGTTTTCCCGCGCTAGTAAAGGCATTGCTTACTTTTAGAATTAAAAGTATTTAGCACCCATGGTCAGAAGTTACATCATATAGTTTTATTGCAGCGTTGGCAAAAACTGTCCGAGTTAGCAAACCGTGCCGTTATCATATTAAGTGCCCTTTGTAAGAGGCACCAACGGCGTATTGTTTTCAGTCACACTTACTGAGGTTGAGAGTAGAAGCATTCGGCCGAGTAGCAAACCAGTGGAATCCCTTTCCACCGTTGTCTTGGACTCGGACTCGTCGTCTTTGGTTTGTGCGCCGTTGCCGGTTTGTGGCTGCTGAGCGAGCGCTTGCTTTGTGCGCCTGCAGCTGCGTCTCATTGACTGGGGTCTGGCCGAGTTCTACCACCCGGGGCAGGAGTACAACGTCCGAGTCGCCTCCCGCTACTTCAAAGGACCCGAGCTGCTGGTGGACTATCAGGTACGTCTGTGGGCGGCTTTGCTTAAATTTCCCCTAACCCTCCCCAACGGGGCCTCTGGGAGGAACTCACTCCACTTTGCATTGAACTTGATGTTCTGAGACACTTTTACGAACAAAGGATGACATCACGTTATATGTCTCTTCCCATCGTGCGGCGTCGTCGCCTCT
The Gasterosteus aculeatus chromosome 17, fGasAcu3.hap1.1, whole genome shotgun sequence DNA segment above includes these coding regions:
- the LOC120834612 gene encoding casein kinase II subunit alpha, which encodes MSGPVPSRARVYTEVNTHRPREYWDYESHVVEWGNQDDFQLVRKLGRGKYSEVFEAINITNNEKVVVKILKPVKKKKIKREIKILENLRGGPNIISLIDIVKDPVSRTPALVFEHVNNTDFKQLYQTLTDYDIRFYMYEILKALDYCHSMGIMHRDVKPHNVMIDHEHRKLRLIDWGLAEFYHPGQEYNVRVASRYFKGPELLVDYQMYDYSLDMWSLGCMLASMIFRKEPFFHGHDNYDQLVRIAKVLGTEDLYDYIDKYNIELEPRFNDILGRHSRKRWERFVHSENQHLVSPEALDFLDKLLRYDHQARLTAREAMDHPYFFPIVKDQSRVGGATLPGGNAAAVSSAGMVTGISALPASTALGSLTGSPVLSAATNVLSTPVPAGAPQ